From the Scomber scombrus chromosome 22, fScoSco1.1, whole genome shotgun sequence genome, the window TTTGAGATGAGTAGTAAAGGCTAATCTAATAATAGTTTCCAAtttcagatagatagatagatagatagatagatggatactTTATTGGTGCCCATTGGGAATTCAGGTTTCCAACAGCCCGAACACATGACCTAAAAAGTGCAAGTTATAATCATTTTACTGGTTTATGTATTGTCACtttattatgtaaatataatgtCAGTATTGTGATATTAACACTATACTGGTGGAGCATTGTGTGTTAAAATACTCATCTAGACAAATATGccctttctttatctctctaaAGATCAGTAGTCCGACAAAGATAAACCACACAGTGCTCTGTTTACTGCGCCCAAATCCCCATCCCAAGTCTCTCTAAAGGCTGTATTGTGTAGCGAGATGCTGAGAGATACAGGTGATGGAGAACAGGACACTCTCCAAAAACTGAGGCGGCCAGACAAAGTCgccccccccacacacaaaaatacaaacagtatcTCGGCTAGCACGCTGACAAAACGGGCACGGGACGTTGagctcctctctttttttattccatcaGCGAGCCGTCATCCACAGCCAGAGAATATCCCTTTCCCTTCTGGCCAGCCTCGTGGGAAAGAGGCTGAAAATGTGGCTGTTTTTGGAGCTGCgctgcgtgtatgtgtgtgtatctgcttATTAGTCATCAATGGGGGAAGCTCCagcatttgttctttttcttgctGGCACATGACACACATagccagtctttttttttcttttctctctctctctttttttttggcttcaatATGCCACAAATTCTGGCGGCCAAGTTTTTTGGCAAGCACGCCTACTGTGGTTACGCAATGGCTTCCGTCATTTCAACACGAGCAAAAAACAGATTATTGTATTCATAAACAGTTGCCGTGGAGACGCGCCCACACAGACTGATTCAAGACGGACTGAAGAACAGAGCGTGTGTAAGTTTGGGTCtacattgataataaaaaaataaagaaagaagaaagtaatTGACAGCTACATGAAGTCAGATCTTACTGGTTGCCTGTTTCTGCCAGACGTCAATTTAACAGCACGGCCATATGGGGAAAATCggcttttttccactttttctcACAAAACATCAGAATATAAAAGGGGGTAAACCAAAATCACCCAACTATGGGTACAGTTTCAACTATGAACAAGGTCACCGTATCACCCCAAATCAATACAGAGCGACTGTGACCCCAAATCGCAGCATGCTCACTGCAGATATTGGGTGTGAACTCAAGAATGTATGACTGAAATCTGACATTTAGGCTtagcatgcacagacacacaaaaggACTTGTATTGCAAAATAATAATTCCTATTATGATTTATGTcagccacccacacacacgcacacacaagctCATGAATCATTAAAAAAGCATCCAAAAACACCCCCACACCCCCCTTGTAGTCAGTAATGATGTTACAATATTAGAAAATAGGGTCAACAATCAACCATAGTCATAGCCACTCCATGGATAATATTATGCCTTATTGCTGCTTGGTAGCCTTTAAATAATCCCTCTTTTTTACCACTAGGGGTCTCCTGCCATGTGCCTCTTCTGCTTGAAAGGGGGATTTAAATTTCtcaagctgtcaatcaaaaagCCCGACCATAACAAGCTCCTTGTTCTCTCTCATTTGCTTTCCACtcaagtaaaacacacacaataataatacaaataacacacacacatctggaaatgtatacatattataatataatattaataacccatgtttaaaaataaactgcagattACGTCCAAACATGTGGAAGTTGGATATGAAGTGTAGCCTACTTAAATAAGTTTACAGTACAACTAAATGGTGGGCTGTGCTTGCCATTACCTTAAATAACCTGACTTTGATGAGCTAGATTTGCgactcaaacaaacacaggatACACACGCGACTGCTTTAACCGGCTCATAATCCATTAAATCACTgtaaagaaatatattaaacttaTCTTTAAAGTGTCTTAAATTAAAAAGGAATAAGAGCTCGACAATCCTCTATATATAGTGCCGCATATTAGTAGATAAAAACTATTTGATTTGAGTCAATAATGTCGTTTATGAgcgcagacacacagagcagatccgtgttgtatgttttattgcTATTGCCCAAACCGTGGGGTAAATTTAAGGGCTGTTTCAGAGGACTAAACCCCCACTTTCTTTTCGTAAAGTCGGCGTCAATAGAGGATTTAAAACCCCCGTCGCCCACCGCTAGCTCGTTAGCATGCTAAGCTACCACTCCACCGTTAACAGAAACGTCGCCTCTTCTTTAACAAATCCAGTGTTTGTTGCTCAAAACAGGCTTCACCTCTAAAGGACACCGTAACCAACATACCTGCCGTGGAACCAGTCTTTACAGATGTCGCACTCGATCATAAACCGGCTCACATCGTAGGGCTGCCGGCAGACACAGTACAGCGGGGCCGCCGCCATCTTCCTACTGTCCCCAAACAACGCAGGAATGAAGCGGGGCGGAGATTTAACCCTCAGTCCGGAAACACACGAGTGCCGAGAGCCGAGCCGAGTCAAGTCGAGGCAACCCCACCTCTGACGTCAGATTCCGATTTCTTCATTTCCATCTGGACGTGTAGGCGCACTAACAATAGGCACAAACTTTTTTCCAATCAATGAATGACATaatcacattgtttttttgggcATTGTGTCGTTGTTACAGTCAGAAACCTGTATTCAGGAAAATATGATGACTGTGAGACCAGAATAAAGGAAATGTTGAGCCTCAATATTAGACTTACTGTTTTACTTAGGATTATGTGAGTTTAGATGagagatttaatatttataagttttttaaatgaattgcaGCGGATATATTCATTTTACCcattaaagacataaaaatactctgcttggaacaataatgcGTGTCTGACATGGTTTATTCCATAAAAAGAACATCCTTAATATAATAGTgtagctcaaacattcaactgtaggaacaaggaGAAAAGTGAGTGACTTTAAACGTAATCCATCATTACAAATCCAAGATGCATAACAATAGTCTCAGTTAgttaaaacaccttttaaactgtatttgaCAACATTTTAGGACTTCCCCCTTTTCTGAGAAGTTTATGTTAAATGTaaggaaatgtatttatgtaatgccttaattattcaacattttactCAATTTTACTTCAAGAAACATGACATttgtagaaaaatatataatatcaataaacactgtgtacaaaatgtttcatctaACTAAAACTAGCATAAAGTCTTTAATTCCAGATGTGCAGCCACAGCCCTGACTTGTCAGTTACCTcttaacaaaagaaaagaagcacaatcaaaagcttctTTGCCAGCTGAAAATTTGCACAGttgcagagttttttttaagtgttttcacACCTCTCCTTTGCAAATTGCAATGCACTGCATTGATTATTCTCAACCTTATAACAGAGGAGTATCAAAAAACCCTACACAATATCCACCCCTGGTATGTCTCCATGGAGCGTGTCTGACATGCCCTACGTGCTTGTGTGGTGAATAGCAATGGGACCACCGACCCACAGCTTGATCTGTGAGCTGACAGCACCCATCCCCCCACACGCCCATCTGTGCTGCTCTGCATAGGCAAGCAGCCTCGGTGCATGCAGAGACTCACGAGCGCTGGCTGCACAGAAGACATATAGGTTCATCTGCAGATCTCACTctgcaatgtttttgttttcttttttctctccctctctctctttctcggtGCATCCCCACCTTGCAGCAGAACATAAACGTCTCCTTTGTCTTCAGGGTGATAATAGCAGCCTGCACCACTTGGTTGTAGTAGATCATTATCATGGCTTCACATGAGGTTTTCTTTCTTGTCAAACCATAGAGTGAGCTATGCCACTTCATGCCTGGTGTGCAGCCCCACCACATGCCTATAAACACTCCTCCTCCAAGTTAATTATCCCTTTTTAAGTGTAAGTCAGTGCTTCTTAGGATAGGTCAGTGTCATGACTAATGGATGCTCAACTTCTCCACTTCTTAAATGAATCTTGTGATCAATAACATTATAATAGGCCAGTTTAATCCACCTAAAAAGCAGAGATTGAGTTTAAAATATTATCAGTGCCAGTGTTTTGTACCATTATTATATAACTTGATTGGTTATTTCCCCTTTGCAAAGGCCAAACTtgcattcaaaaataaaacaatttaaaaattgaCTGTATTTTCAGACGAGAATAAGGAAAGTGAAAGTAAGCTTGTAACAGAATCATTTTGTATatgtgttgttggtttttttttaacaaacaaaaactataaaaacaaacaccataCTTATCTATCACCATTTATACTTGATCAGTCtggacatttaaataaaaagaactgTTAACAAAAGTTAGTTTGATAAAGCATGTGGTCTGGTGCAAGTACTACAGCATTATGcatagtgtaaaagcactttattaggtacacctgtgcaatctaatgcaatctaatacaacatttccatcttaaattctacttttaggaagtttatacattttcagtttttgttgagaTTGACATAAatgtgataattctactttctgtttattattgaggtcatagtcgatgatggtggtggtgtactggagtgcattatttGTACTTTCCCCCTGACTAAATGCTTTCTCAAACCACAATTTAATTAATGTAGTCAGTCAATTTTTGTCAGCAGACCGTTTCTTGAAATATCCACACTGGTTCTCATCCATCTCTGGTTATAGAGATGGATGAGAAccagtgtgttgtttttcacaatctttgtttttaatgaaaccaACGGCCAACAACGGAAGGATATTCAGTTAAAGGCTACCTTTCACTTTCCGTGTTTTCATCTGAGAGTACAGTTGGTTTCTGCCTTTTTAATGCCTGTTTGTCCTCTGCAAAGGagcattcagtttttttaaccAATCCAGTTATGTAATAAGACAAAGCACTCTCACAGATAATGTTTAAAACTGACACTGTGCTTTTAGCTGGATTAAACTGGCCTATTCTAATGTTAGTAATCACAAGATTAATGTAAGAAGCAGAGAAGTTGTGTGTATGCACAGCATCCATCATCAGTGACAGTAAACCATCTTAAGAAGCACTGACCTCCACTTAAAACGCATAATTAATGATCTTCTACAACCAAGTTGTGCAGGCTGCTCTTATTACCCTGAGGACAAGGGTGATTTTTATGCCCTGCAGCAAGCTGGGAATGCACCAAGgacaaaaaaacctgaaaagtCTGCTACAGTTTATTCAGTATGAggtaatacatttattaaaccTTCAACAAACTTACAGAAATAGTTGATCAAATATTTACAAGTATGTGTTAAATAGCAGGAATCAGAGCTACAAGTTTGCATTAAGTTATAACACATCCAAACTCATTATTAAACCCGTTTATTTCACTTGTCTGTTCAAAATGATCCATAAAGCTGTAAAGCAACTACAGCATTTCGGTATTAAAGCGCCATCTGCTGACTGGATAGTAAATTGTCTGTTGCGCGCTCACGCTGTACAGGCTAGGGGGACGCGCACGCTATACGCGCTCCGATTTCCCCCTGCAAGCATCATCTACTGCGAGCATCATGGATGGATAATAATGCATCCATGGCGAACATCATGGATGGATCATGGTATACTAAAATAGCGATATCATTCAAGCTACAGTAAAAAACTACTATGGATGAACATCTAACTGGACGCTAAAAGAGGTGagatcaataataaataatcactgATATCTGCTGCTTCACGGTGAACAGCCAGTAGATTTATATATTCAATGAGACATCTCTATTCTAAATCATTTTGTATGACTTTGTAGTGTCTATAATGCTCACTGTTGAGTTTACAGTAAGCCTTATCCATATCATTTTCCTATCGTTTATTTCCTACAGTATCATGTAGTGTTATATGAGGTGTTGAAATCAGTATCAGCaatactttattcatccctGAGGTGAAACTGGGTCATGTTATAGTTGCTGACATTGtagaatagaaatagaaataagcACAGAcaattgtaataaaaaaatagaaaatgtgtaaaaggAAATATGTGCATCATTATGCAGTTTATAACAACAGTGTAAATAATAATGCAGATACATGTTGTCTAGTAATGTGTTAAAAGGCAAGAATAATCTTGAATTTATGACCAGTTTGTTgtagtttattttctgtttgtatacTTGATAAAAGCCAGAAGTATCAGACTGGGATCCTGGCTGTGAAACTGATGCACttttgtgggggtttttttgttgttgtttttttttggtggtggaggaggtgaaccTAAAGATGAGGCGTGTGTCCAGGAAGAAAGCCCTGAACCTGGTGAAGGAGCTGGACGCCTTCCCCAAAGTGTCAGAGAGCTATGTGGAGACGTCGGCTACAGGAGGAACAGGTGGGACATCCTtctgcaaaataaaacaacaatagtaatatataattttattgctGATAATTCAGAATATGATTGAATAGGAGGACTAAACACCTTCTCTACTCCTCTGTTTCATCCGCAGTGTCACTGATAGCTTTCTGTGCTATGGCACTTTTGGCTATCTTAGAGTTCTTTGTTTATCGAGACACTTGGATGAAGTACGAATATGAAGTTGACAAGGATTTTTCCAGGTGAGCTTAAAGTCAGAGGTGTCTTACATCTTTCAGCCTAGGCCCCGCCCACAAGCTTTAGCTCAACAGCAAGCAAAACGTTTGGATTTACAAATAAAAGGTTTCGATTTGCACTTTAATCTCAGATTTATTGTACTTGCTATACAACATTTTGTGATTGCAGTGTTGAAAGTTTTGCTCTCAAAATCTAATTTATTCTGTTTGATTGCATAATAAAGTATTCACCTCTTACAGCCACACTGTATTACATGTTGTTACTGTCACTctcattttccttcatttacagtaaattgagAATAAACATCGACATCACAGTTGCCATGAAATGCCAGCGTGAGTATCCTAACCACTCATTGATATGCATTGCAGATGTACATATATGCATCAGTTAATGCAGGGATTCATTGTTTGTGATTGCAGATGTTGGGGCAGATATTCTGGACCTGGCTGAGACCATGATCACGTCTGACGGCCTCCAGTACGAGCCTGTGAGTAATCCTACGTGAGCACGCTAGTTACGTTTAAAACTGTTTGTTAGTAGAACGCAACACtgacacaaactttttttcaggTTATATTTGAACTGACCCCACAGCAGAGATTATGGCAAAGGTAAGTGTTCATGAAATTACTCTGGAAGTTATTCTATAAATTAGTTTCCatatgttttatgtcttaattCTAGTTTAAAAGGTCTGAAAAATGTAGCTGGCAGTtgatttgttgttgctgtctatatcagtttgttttgtaattCAATTTGATCAATTCTCCATTTTAATTGAGATGATAAAAGCCTTAAGAAGGCTTTTTAAGGTTGTAAAAAGGGCAGGCACCATGAAAaagaagttttgttttttaaggccATAGAAAGGTCTTTAGACTCAGAGCTGGGTAATGAGAGCTTTAAAAGACTGCTTTTGTACTTTCCAAAACACTCAGGTATTGGTAGCAGTTGGGGAATCTTACATAACTGCATTCCAGgtgttgtttgtttacaagtGCGGTTTCGAGCAAGTTTTGAATGTTGCCAAtctgttttggggttttttttgtctcaggaCATTGCACCTCATTCAGAACAGGCTGAGAGAAGAACATGCTCTACAGGAAGTCCTGTACAAAACTCTCCTCAAAGGGTCTCCCACTGCCCTGCCGCCACGGTCAGTTTCATTTGTCTAacataacttttctttttttgtgatcaGTTATTTATTGCTTTTGCTATTTATatcacaaaaagcaaacaaagccAGGCACAAGTGTTTTCTTTGGACATGTAAGATTTCATGTAGACATTATGAAGCCTGTTAAATATACTGCTAATAAACaatgaaatcatcatttaaataactgtgtgtgtgtgtgtgtgtgtgtgtgtgtgtgtgtgtgtgcgtgtagggaAGATGCTTCTGTGGAACCATTTAATGCTTGCAGGATACATGGGCACGTCTACGTCAACAAGGTGGCAGGAAACCTTCACATCACTGTGGGAAAGTAAGAAACTGTGAATTGTGCAGACAACTCTGACAAGATAGAGCTGGAGGttgttctgctctgtgtgaatAATGTTTCATAGAGTCATACGACTTTGCAAACATCTGGATCATCCCACATGGGATTACAAGACACTGCTACTTTACAAAGCATGCATCCTCTGGTTATACATATACAAAAGCATGTATATGTGGAAAAAtcatgtgggaaaaaaacaaacaaaaaatgaatgaaatcccAAATGAACGGTTCACAGAAAAGAGCTATTACATCTCTACATCTTATCCagataaagtgttttttctcttctcccagGCTTTCTCTGGGCCAAtctatatgttttatatgtgatCAACCAACTCAGTCTTTATGCATCACCCATACTTTCAAAatcaatatctttttttcttactaaACAAAGAATTGACcagttcacaataaaataatgtgtaaatatgtgtagAATATGTGTGAATATGATGAGTTGACATAACTAGCTGTTGACATTCATCCTTTAATACcagtattttgtctttttcaggcCTATTCACCATCCTCAGGGCCATGCCCATATTGCAGCTTTTGTGAGCCATGaaagtatgtaaaaaaaaccccccaacaacagttttttctaATAATGCTTGAATATGTTTGTCTGACAGTGCAACTCATTTATAATCAGCTAATGTCTGCAGGCAAAATAATTTCGGCTCTCCAGGCAGCtgtactattttattttataaaggaAAAGCAGATGTTTGGCTGCCAAACAAGTATTTGTTCAGCTGGATATTGCATAGATCTTtcatgtagtagtagtagatatatattattatgaattactgagatgcttcatttttttcctcagtcaAAATTATGATGACAGGTTTGAAGTCTACAAATGTAGAATATATGTTTTTCCACTTTCACTTAGAGAGAGCTTTCAGTCAGTCTCCACAGCCTTAATTGAACCTCACCCACCTCTCATCTTTGCATTACAGCGTACAACTTCTCCCATCGAATAGACCATTTATCTTTCGGGGAGGAGGTACCGGGCATCATCAATCCTCTGGACGGCACAGAGAAAATCACCTATAACAGTAAGTTAATGCTACTCCCACTGACAGGAGAGGATAAAACATATGATGGAGTGGGTTTCTTACCAAAGAACATTAATGAGGTGTTGggacatattttcattttcatgagTTGGTCTAAACTGTCCTTAGCTCACCTTGGATGATCATAAGTTAAGTATTATTGGGATGAAGTTTTCTTTAAAGAAAGCACTTTAATGGACTTGATTGAACTATAAAGTTTCACTGCGAGTTTCTTTagctaaaatatgaaatattcaatattttcacTGGTCATTGTTGCACTTTTCTGCCACAGACAACCAGATGTTCCAGTACTTCATCACAGTGGTGCCCACCAAACTCAACACATACAAGAtatctgcagacacacaccagTTTTCTGTGACTGAACGAGTgagtaaaaataacacaaaggaaggagagagaaggtgaggatgaaggttttttttttatttttagaaaatgatAGTAACCACCATGCTGTCTGTTTTCAAGGAGCGGGTGATAAACCACGCAGCAGGCAGTCACGGTGTGTCCGGCATCTTTGTGAAGTATGATACCAGCTCTCTGATGGTGACGGTCAGCGAGCAGCATATGCCACTGTGGCAGTTCCTGGTGCGACTGTGTGGCATTATCGGGGGTATATTCTCCACCACAGGTATGTCTAATTTAAAGGATGGATTCACAGTCTGTTCTAAAGTAACAGTGAGGTgaccaaatgaacactgacatatttttcCTCCAGATGCACtttaaatgtaagtgatggCTAACATGATCCACAGTCCTCAGTTTTgagcagaaatgtatttaaaagttaatttgaagctattatgaagcttcagctgttgaaattagtcaaattaagtcaatatctttcaaaTTTAATCTTTTAGtaccatttattttttaccatggTTCCACTGGAGCTGAACAGAAGacacagaggttttttttattgaaaagatGAACATATCCACTTAATTTGACTAACTCATTTAAGAtttagataaacttttaaatacatttatttcccaGAAttaggactgtggattttgtctgcCATCACTTGAATTGAAAGTGCATctggaggaatgattacaggaGGTCATTGTTCATAGACACCTGACGGAGATCTTCTAAtcgtcagtatgaacaggaggaatgattatagcaagaaaaacctgtttcaatgttcgtACGGGCTTCTGATTActcttttaaaacagacttgaaacaatgtaatacatttcatttggttgtttttacagctgaagCTACTTTGAAGCATCAGAAGCTTTAAACAACTAAATATGTTTCATAAAAGTATTTTAGCGACTTGTCTTAATGTATCTGTTTATTGCTGTGTGGTCCTCCCTCTTTAAAGGCATGCTCCACGGGCTTGTTGGTGTCTGTTTTGATGTTATCTGCTGTCGTTTTAAACTCGGAGTCTACAGACCTAGACAGGTGAGTTGTTACCATTATCCAAAATACTTCCTCTTGCCCAACAGACATTCTGTGTCCGTTACAGTGAGCAATATTTTGCTCAATATCAGAAGAAATTGTCACTGTTTCTATTAAAGAACACAATGAAGTAGGCCTTATAGACTTACCTGTGCTGAATCTGTTCTAGGATGTGCAGCAACATAATCAGATGAACAACCTGAACAATCATCAGACCCCTCTGTTGGCTGACAACGCCCCTCAGGAGTAGGCGGTTTCCAGTGACAGGgttctcctccatcactgagctgctgatgctgcttcCTGATGTGGCAAACCATTCGAGTGACAGATGGCATAATTCAGACCATCAGAGGCTATCAtggtatttattgatatttcatTTGTTGGATTGTGATTTCAATGCCAAAATCATTGAATGTtatgaaattgtgtttttctactgaaagaggaaaaggaacaTTGCGTGGTTCACTTGAATATTATCATTCACATCTGTTTATTGCactaaagaggaaatgtgttcCCTGTGACTGcagctttgtgtttttgaagCATTATTGGCTTTGAATATCATAAtagtgttttgtttcattggAAATCTCCCAATagttctgttgtgttttctgaaGCAGTGTGTGATACTGATCTTTTCATTGTCCTTCTGACTCCATTAAAGTTGAAatacccaaaaatattcaacaagTCCAGTGTAGTTTTGTTTCACAATATAAATGATGCTTTGGTTTACTCACATCCAATTTCAAAAGGTTTTTGGGTGCAGACACATCTGATTTGTGCTTGATTTGTCTTGGCCTGCATTGTAAATCCAACATCCTTTTAAAACTGAAACTCTGTTTAAGAGGTGAAACATGCCCTTGATAATGGCTGCTATATTTACTATAGCAAGTGAGTCTATTGGTAAACTAACGAGCCTGAATAGTTTGAGAATTAAGACATAGAATTATGTGAAGTCTGGAAAtgcctaaaaacaaaaactatagTATagaggaaacattaaaaagtataGAGGAAACCCCTCTGTACTGctttacaatttaaaagaaaCTCCAGTGATTTAGTATTTTATTGAGAGACTTGTCAGAGAATggttaaaaacatcaaaagtaGCAGGTGCAGATATATCCTGATTTTTAGTTCCTTGCATTAGCCAGCCTGCAAAAATGACTAACCTGCCCCTGCCTGCATGGCAAATACCCAATGTGTGTCAAACTTCATGCactatgtgtaaaatgtgtggtCTCTAAAACCAATCTGAGAAAGCCCCTTTTTTGTGGAAAGCAGCATAAGAAACAGAAGAGTAATAGTTGAGAAAGTGGTTTGAGGTGTCTTGTAATTTTTGAGGTTTTGTTAAAAACAACGACATGTTGAGGTTGAAGGCAAGTTTAATGGACCGCACACTTTTTCTCTTctagtttatttcagttttgcCAAGCAGACTTGAATGAAGTGTTGTCAGAGCAGGGAAGGTGGTCAAACAGTTTGCAAACGACATTTGAAAAAGAATAAGATGAAGTCATTGGTTaatgtgttgctgtttgttACACACAGTAACGGTAGCTCCAGCCGTGGGTTTAGTGTACCAACAGTGCTCTTCGTTTGGTATGCTAACAGCAAAGACATGAGAGCAAACCTCCACACAGACAACACCGTTACAATAGCCCTGTAGCTCTGTATGAACAATTCTGACAAAACCACATCATCACATAGGCCAGACATTTTGGTTCATTATCCCCTTCTGAAATTAAGAGGAcagttaccatagttacagcagAGATATAGGCTTtgcataaacatttatttaatttttgtccCTTTTTCTCCCATAAAGGCTCGTCACTGTTACGCTTTTGTGTTCTGTCAAGAGTTAAGTTTTGCAACACATACATTACTTTacagttttcttatttttttagtaGAAACCAGACTTGCCTCTCACAATTAAACACTCTTGGTAGACTCTGTGGGAAGCTCTGTGGTGAGATCCTGTGAAGAAACTCaccaagcaaaaaaaaaaaaaaaaaaaaaaaaaaaaatcaacagtcaAATACAGTTTTTGGTAGTCTATAAGAATAATATGCAAGTTCAACTATTTACAGGTCGTCCAAAACTTGGGATCAAGGATGTAATGTCAGAAGGGCCTTCACCAAGTCTCTGGTCCATCACCTCGCAGTCTTGTGGTTTAACAAATGAGTCACAGTTGTTGCTTGCTAAGAAATGGCAGTCCACCACTTAATCCATAAGGTGTGGCATCCCTCAAGGCTCCATACTTGGTCCTCTACTTTTTCTACAGGTTTTCACTCAGTGACCTTTTTAGCAGCTACATGTACTTTAATTTTAAGTCTTGTTTCCTTGCTGCCAAAAGCTTGACAGCAAAGACCGTTCTTCTTCTATGTGTAGGTGAAGCTGAAATGTTCTGTCTCCTCTAAATGGAAAACTCTGTCCTGTAATACAGCATGATTTAATGTACACTTGGACATTTGACCAATCTAAGCATCTCTACATTAGTTTCCAATTCATGCTTGGGCTGATTTTAAAAGTGCCTCTCCAAACATAAAATATCACACTCAGCAATACCTGACAAACTTGCACTGACCCTTTCGCTATATCGAGGCCAGCCTCAAGAATTAGAAGAAATCTTCAGGCAAATCTTCACTGGTCTGCTGCTGTCCTCCGGGGATGTTCAGGCCATTCCTTTGATTTTAGATTTATTCCATTGGCATTGGGCCTATTATAATCTTGTTGTTGGACTACAAATACATTGTTATATGTATTTCTACTTGGTGGTAAGTTGTAATTGCCAATTTCCCACCTATGGCTCCAATTTTACCCCGTTGTCTGAGAAAGGACTCTCTTTTTGAAATACTTCAA encodes:
- the LOC134004785 gene encoding endoplasmic reticulum-Golgi intermediate compartment protein 2-like, with the translated sequence MRRVSRKKALNLVKELDAFPKVSESYVETSATGGTVSLIAFCAMALLAILEFFVYRDTWMKYEYEVDKDFSSKLRINIDITVAMKCQHVGADILDLAETMITSDGLQYEPVIFELTPQQRLWQRTLHLIQNRLREEHALQEVLYKTLLKGSPTALPPREDASVEPFNACRIHGHVYVNKVAGNLHITVGKPIHHPQGHAHIAAFVSHETYNFSHRIDHLSFGEEVPGIINPLDGTEKITYNNNQMFQYFITVVPTKLNTYKISADTHQFSVTERERVINHAAGSHGVSGIFVKYDTSSLMVTVSEQHMPLWQFLVRLCGIIGGIFSTTGMLHGLVGVCFDVICCRFKLGVYRPRQDVQQHNQMNNLNNHQTPLLADNAPQE